In Acholeplasma equirhinis, the following proteins share a genomic window:
- the pyk gene encoding pyruvate kinase encodes MKKTKIICTLGPVSENKEMMTKLIKAGMNVARFNFSHGDYEEHGGRLKTLREINAELGTFVAAMLDTKGPEIRTHEFDGKVEIAKGSEVRITFTPVLGNASKFSVSYPGLFDDMKVGEVVTVDDGYLTLEVVAKDEAAHELVTVAKNTHTVKSRRGVNVPNVVLNMPFISEKDRSDIEFAAKMGYDFVAASFVRRADDVRQIREILDNAGGQRVQIIAKIENQEGVDNLDEIIDIVDGIMVARGDLGIEVANELVPLYQTEMIDKCLAAGKVVIVATQMLESMQKNPRPTRAEVSDVFNAVREGTHATMLSGESAAGDYPFEAVSTMARIDAKAEEVVDYEVFLDAFYKGESNVEALAHSAAKLVLDYEVDAILADGLEAARALSKFHTKVPVIAIVANADEARSLAINFGVYPVLNMDAANDLIEAWGIEEGQFVLSVSKDSTRLLQVK; translated from the coding sequence ATGAAAAAGACAAAAATTATTTGTACACTAGGTCCAGTGTCAGAAAATAAAGAAATGATGACTAAGCTTATTAAAGCTGGTATGAATGTTGCGCGTTTTAACTTCTCACATGGTGATTATGAAGAACATGGTGGACGTTTAAAAACTTTAAGAGAAATCAATGCTGAATTAGGTACTTTTGTAGCAGCAATGCTAGATACAAAAGGTCCTGAAATCAGAACACATGAATTCGATGGTAAAGTTGAAATCGCTAAAGGTAGTGAAGTTAGAATTACTTTCACTCCAGTATTAGGTAATGCTTCTAAATTCTCAGTTTCATATCCGGGTTTATTTGATGATATGAAAGTTGGCGAAGTTGTTACTGTTGATGATGGTTACTTAACTTTAGAAGTTGTTGCTAAAGATGAAGCAGCTCATGAATTAGTAACTGTTGCTAAAAACACACATACAGTTAAATCACGTCGTGGTGTAAACGTTCCAAACGTTGTATTAAATATGCCATTCATTTCTGAAAAAGATCGTTCAGATATTGAATTCGCTGCTAAGATGGGTTATGACTTTGTTGCAGCATCATTCGTACGTCGTGCTGATGATGTTAGACAAATCCGTGAAATTTTAGATAACGCTGGTGGCCAACGTGTTCAAATCATCGCTAAGATTGAAAACCAAGAAGGTGTTGACAACTTAGATGAAATCATCGACATCGTAGATGGTATCATGGTTGCTCGTGGTGACTTAGGTATCGAAGTTGCTAACGAATTAGTACCTTTATATCAAACAGAAATGATCGACAAATGTTTAGCTGCTGGTAAAGTTGTTATCGTTGCGACTCAAATGTTAGAATCAATGCAAAAAAATCCAAGACCTACTCGTGCTGAAGTTTCAGACGTATTCAATGCAGTACGTGAAGGAACACACGCAACAATGTTATCTGGTGAATCAGCTGCTGGTGATTATCCATTCGAAGCTGTTTCAACAATGGCTAGAATTGATGCTAAAGCTGAAGAAGTTGTTGATTACGAAGTATTCTTAGATGCATTCTATAAAGGTGAATCAAATGTTGAAGCACTTGCTCATTCAGCTGCTAAATTAGTTTTAGACTATGAAGTTGATGCAATTTTAGCAGACGGTCTTGAAGCTGCTCGTGCTTTATCTAAGTTCCACACTAAAGTTCCTGTAATTGCAATTGTTGCAAATGCGGATGAAGCAAGAAGTCTTGCAATTAACTTCGGTGTATATCCAGTATTAAACATGGATGCTGCAAATGACTTAATCGAAGCTTGGGGCATTGAAGAAGGACAATTCGTCTTATCAGTTTCTAAAGACTCAACGCGTTTATTACAAGTAAAATAA
- the glnA gene encoding type I glutamate--ammonia ligase: MAKYTKEDIFKSIEEHNVKYIRLMFTDMLGIIKNVEVPASKIEKVLDNQQMFDGSSIEGFVRIQEADMYLYPDLNTWLILPWEPVKEGSVARLICDVYRPDKTPFPGDPRQILKKQLKEMEKLGFSKFNVGVEPEFFLFKLDENGSIGINFTDEGGYFDLAPVDASEDVRRDIALELQKLGFVIEASHHEVAYSQHEINFQFDNALEACDNIQTFKLVVKNVTRRHGYHATFMAKPVTGINGSGMHTNTSLADKEGNNAFYDKDAKNGLSEVATHFIGGILTHAREFCLITNPTVNSYKRLVPGYEAPCYVSWSEANRSTMIRIPASRGKSTRVEVRSVDPTANPYLAMSAILASGLDGIKNGLFVKPVEKNLFALDEEGRRALGVSNLPANLKEAIDAFQASDFMKDVIGSHLAEKMITAKNKEWDSYRIYVSPWELKEYLKKY, from the coding sequence ATGGCAAAGTACACAAAAGAAGATATTTTTAAAAGTATTGAAGAGCATAATGTCAAATATATCCGTTTAATGTTTACAGATATGTTAGGTATTATAAAGAATGTTGAAGTTCCTGCTTCAAAGATTGAAAAAGTCTTAGATAACCAGCAGATGTTTGATGGTTCATCTATCGAAGGCTTTGTTAGAATTCAGGAAGCCGATATGTATTTATATCCAGATTTAAACACTTGGTTAATTCTTCCTTGGGAACCAGTTAAGGAAGGTTCAGTTGCAAGATTAATCTGTGATGTTTACAGACCTGATAAAACACCATTCCCTGGAGATCCAAGACAAATTTTAAAGAAACAGTTAAAAGAAATGGAAAAATTAGGTTTCTCTAAATTCAATGTTGGTGTTGAACCTGAATTCTTCTTATTTAAATTAGATGAAAATGGATCCATTGGAATTAACTTTACAGATGAAGGTGGCTATTTTGATTTAGCACCAGTTGATGCAAGTGAAGACGTCCGTCGAGATATTGCACTTGAACTTCAAAAATTAGGATTTGTTATTGAAGCAAGCCACCATGAGGTTGCTTATTCTCAACATGAGATAAATTTCCAATTTGATAATGCATTAGAAGCTTGTGATAATATTCAAACATTTAAATTAGTTGTTAAAAACGTTACTCGTCGTCATGGATACCATGCAACATTTATGGCTAAACCAGTTACTGGTATTAATGGTTCAGGTATGCATACGAATACCTCACTTGCTGATAAAGAAGGTAACAATGCATTCTATGATAAAGATGCTAAAAATGGTTTAAGTGAAGTTGCAACACATTTCATTGGTGGTATCTTAACCCATGCAAGAGAATTTTGTTTAATTACCAATCCAACTGTTAACTCATACAAACGTTTAGTACCAGGTTATGAAGCACCTTGCTATGTATCTTGGAGTGAAGCAAACCGTTCAACAATGATTCGTATTCCTGCAAGTCGTGGTAAATCTACACGTGTTGAAGTAAGATCTGTTGACCCAACTGCAAATCCATATCTTGCAATGTCAGCAATTCTTGCTTCAGGTTTAGATGGTATTAAAAATGGTTTATTTGTTAAACCAGTAGAAAAGAACCTTTTTGCACTAGATGAAGAAGGTAGACGTGCACTTGGCGTTTCTAATTTACCTGCTAACTTAAAAGAAGCAATTGATGCATTCCAAGCATCAGACTTTATGAAAGATGTCATTGGCTCTCATCTAGCTGAAAAAATGATTACAGCTAAAAATAAGGAATGGGATAGTTATCGTATTTATGTCTCACCTTGGGAATTGAAAGAATATCTTAAGAAGTATTAA
- a CDS encoding polysaccharide biosynthesis protein, with the protein MKPIKFKSLIGIYKYMFFDAISIILSYLLTMWMFNIMGINFTYDGLLLALAFIVPSKIVIYALVGIYRILTRHTGFEDIIRIVGAVIFTNLVIILFIFLANSSFMSESAYLFITLIEITLMIFPRILRRLRRVLAYQFKWLKSIGSRTLIIGAGSAGELVIKEIYKNKDLNNIPTAFVDDNKDKIGKKLMGVDIVGTLDDIPDVVRKYHIEEAILAIKELPKDKQTKIINELVNMHIKVKRLNILEEYAENQKPALVDIKVEDLLDREVIHLDNEGIEAFIKDEVVLVTGGGGSIGSELCRQIFALQPKKLVIFDIYENNAYDIQMELLRKSQKDHNIKYPELDVRIGSVYNKTRLEEIFKQFKPTVVFHAAAYKHVPLMEDSAVEAIRTNVLGTYNAALLSDKYNVKKFVLVSSDKAVRPTNVMGATKRFAELIIQHQQQNSKTVFSAVRFGNVLGSNGSVIPLFKKQIADGGPVTVTHKDITRYFMTIPEAVSLILQCGVYAKRGELFVLDMGEPVKIYELAKKMIKLAGFQPDVDIMIEVVGLRPGEKLYEELLVDDKTQNLAQTDNKKIFTETVDNKLPSIDNFEALIENLECLDNNEIKKKISEFIDTYQINGNGH; encoded by the coding sequence ATGAAACCTATTAAGTTTAAATCACTCATTGGAATATATAAATATATGTTCTTTGATGCAATCTCAATTATCTTAAGTTATTTACTCACGATGTGGATGTTTAACATCATGGGTATTAATTTCACATATGATGGCTTACTTTTAGCACTTGCTTTCATTGTGCCATCTAAAATTGTTATTTATGCTTTAGTTGGTATTTATCGAATTTTAACAAGACACACTGGATTTGAAGATATTATTAGAATTGTTGGTGCTGTCATATTTACAAACCTGGTAATCATTTTATTTATTTTCTTAGCAAATTCATCATTTATGAGTGAATCTGCATATCTATTTATTACATTAATTGAAATCACATTGATGATTTTCCCTAGAATTTTAAGAAGATTAAGAAGAGTACTTGCTTATCAATTTAAGTGGTTAAAATCAATTGGTTCTAGAACATTAATTATTGGTGCAGGTTCAGCTGGTGAACTTGTTATTAAAGAAATATATAAGAATAAAGACTTAAATAACATTCCTACAGCATTTGTTGATGACAACAAAGATAAAATTGGTAAGAAGTTGATGGGTGTAGATATTGTTGGTACATTAGATGATATTCCAGATGTCGTTCGTAAGTATCACATTGAAGAAGCAATTCTTGCAATTAAAGAATTACCAAAAGATAAACAAACTAAAATTATTAATGAACTTGTTAATATGCATATTAAAGTTAAAAGATTAAATATCTTAGAAGAATATGCAGAAAATCAAAAACCGGCTTTAGTTGATATTAAAGTTGAAGACCTTTTAGATCGTGAAGTCATTCATTTAGATAATGAAGGTATTGAAGCATTTATTAAAGATGAAGTTGTCTTAGTTACTGGTGGTGGTGGCTCGATTGGTAGTGAACTATGTCGACAAATATTTGCACTGCAACCTAAAAAGTTAGTCATCTTTGATATCTATGAAAACAATGCGTACGATATTCAAATGGAGTTATTACGCAAGAGTCAAAAAGATCACAACATTAAATATCCAGAACTTGATGTAAGAATTGGTTCTGTCTACAACAAGACACGTTTAGAAGAAATCTTTAAACAATTCAAACCAACAGTCGTGTTCCATGCTGCAGCTTATAAACATGTACCTTTAATGGAAGATAGTGCAGTTGAAGCGATTCGTACAAATGTACTTGGCACGTATAATGCTGCATTACTTTCAGATAAATACAATGTTAAAAAGTTTGTCTTGGTATCTAGTGATAAAGCAGTTAGACCAACTAACGTTATGGGAGCAACCAAACGTTTTGCTGAACTTATTATTCAACATCAACAACAAAATTCAAAAACAGTATTCTCTGCTGTAAGATTTGGTAATGTTTTAGGTTCAAATGGCTCTGTTATACCATTATTTAAGAAACAAATTGCAGATGGTGGTCCAGTTACGGTAACTCATAAAGATATAACAAGATATTTTATGACAATCCCAGAAGCGGTAAGTCTCATCTTACAATGTGGTGTCTATGCAAAACGTGGTGAACTCTTCGTTCTTGATATGGGTGAACCTGTTAAGATCTATGAACTTGCTAAGAAAATGATTAAACTTGCAGGATTCCAACCAGATGTTGATATTATGATTGAAGTTGTTGGTTTAAGACCTGGTGAGAAACTTTATGAAGAATTACTTGTAGATGATAAAACTCAAAATTTAGCTCAAACTGATAATAAGAAAATCTTTACTGAAACAGTTGATAATAAACTACCATCCATTGATAATTTTGAGGCATTAATTGAAAATTTAGAATGTCTAGACAATAATGAAATTAAAAAGAAAATTAGTGAGTTTATTGATACGTATCAAATAAATGGTAATGGTCATTAA
- the pfkA gene encoding 6-phosphofructokinase, whose product MRIAVLTSGGDAPGMNAAIRAVVRNGIEQGHEVFGIWDGYRGLLEDRFFQLTSKDVSGMLSVGGTMLGTSRVPEFKEVPVQMVAYDNLKNRGIDALIVIGGDGSYRGALALHELGFQTVGIPGTIDNDVYGTDYTIGFHTALNTIVDAIDKLRDTSSSHRRCSIIEVMGRTSGDLALYAGICGGAEFIITPENPLNKEQLIKTLKKHHEEGRRHAIIVVTEQQFDVHKLAAEITIRSGFSSRATVLGYIQRGGSPVPADRILASRMGAYAVEKVMEGLSGVCVGVRNDELITSPLSEIINHPKERAELYDLVRKIK is encoded by the coding sequence ATGAGGATAGCTGTATTGACCTCTGGAGGAGATGCTCCAGGGATGAATGCTGCCATAAGAGCGGTAGTAAGAAACGGCATCGAGCAAGGACATGAAGTTTTTGGCATCTGGGATGGATACCGTGGACTACTCGAAGACCGATTCTTTCAATTAACATCTAAAGATGTTTCGGGGATGCTATCAGTAGGGGGAACAATGTTGGGTACTTCAAGAGTACCTGAATTTAAAGAAGTACCAGTTCAAATGGTTGCTTATGATAATTTAAAGAATCGTGGGATAGATGCTTTAATTGTTATAGGTGGAGATGGTTCATATCGTGGTGCACTTGCACTACATGAACTTGGTTTCCAAACCGTTGGAATTCCAGGTACAATTGATAATGACGTTTATGGAACGGATTATACAATCGGATTTCATACCGCATTAAATACCATTGTGGATGCAATCGACAAATTGCGCGATACATCCAGTTCACATCGCCGTTGTTCTATAATTGAGGTGATGGGAAGAACATCAGGGGATCTTGCACTTTATGCAGGAATCTGTGGTGGTGCCGAGTTCATCATCACACCAGAAAACCCACTCAACAAAGAACAACTTATTAAAACTCTGAAAAAGCACCATGAAGAAGGCAGAAGACACGCGATTATTGTTGTAACAGAACAACAATTTGATGTACACAAATTAGCTGCAGAAATCACTATTCGTAGTGGATTCTCATCAAGAGCTACTGTGCTTGGTTATATCCAACGCGGTGGTTCACCAGTTCCAGCCGATCGTATTCTAGCATCACGTATGGGAGCTTATGCAGTGGAAAAAGTTATGGAAGGATTAAGTGGTGTCTGTGTTGGTGTAAGAAATGATGAATTAATTACGTCACCATTATCAGAAATCATTAATCATCCAAAAGAACGTGCAGAATTGTACGATTTAGTAAGAAAAATTAAATAA
- a CDS encoding nucleotidyltransferase domain-containing protein has protein sequence MDNKQITFQLIEAAFKGDKVKFESEDEKGLLKLLFENGLIGLVFNSVDKASFKDQNLYKRMREIHASFIAKDIQQTEIINQIKHAFNEAKIDHIFLKGAHLKSMYPMSYMRGMGDIDLLVRERDFEDAKNMMQRLGYIFKSAESHHHVYETLDGNSIELHQSLASYLEPEFKSLLQQAWDFIIQGDSFTKQLEPEFEYLHLLIHLVRHIRTSGVGIRSVLDLEVFAKYQTLETEKLFNLLSLTSLIEFNDKVNHLNQIFMHSIHMNESDQEVVDYIIHAGIHGNGTEHDRYLTKRTYQKTKQKKGRIRYLLGEIFPSRDRLKEGYPYLKKHSWLLPWAWFVRILKQLFKPKNTIKRIESVSSDKNMDKVERIYTYLGL, from the coding sequence ATGGATAATAAACAAATTACCTTCCAACTAATTGAAGCAGCCTTTAAAGGTGATAAAGTTAAATTTGAATCAGAAGATGAAAAAGGCTTATTAAAACTACTGTTTGAAAATGGATTAATTGGGTTAGTATTTAATTCAGTAGATAAGGCGAGTTTTAAAGATCAAAACCTTTACAAAAGAATGCGTGAAATTCATGCATCTTTCATCGCAAAAGATATTCAACAAACTGAAATCATTAACCAAATAAAGCATGCCTTCAATGAAGCAAAAATAGATCATATCTTTTTAAAAGGTGCGCACCTTAAATCCATGTATCCAATGAGCTATATGCGTGGAATGGGAGATATTGATTTACTTGTTAGGGAAAGAGATTTTGAAGATGCTAAAAATATGATGCAAAGATTAGGGTACATTTTTAAATCTGCAGAATCTCATCACCATGTTTATGAAACTTTAGATGGAAATTCAATTGAACTACATCAAAGCCTTGCAAGTTACCTTGAACCAGAATTCAAATCCTTACTGCAACAAGCATGGGATTTCATCATTCAAGGTGATTCTTTTACAAAACAGTTAGAACCTGAATTTGAATATCTACATTTACTCATCCATTTAGTTAGACATATCAGAACATCTGGGGTTGGTATTAGAAGCGTTCTCGATTTGGAGGTCTTTGCTAAATATCAGACATTAGAAACTGAAAAATTATTCAATCTTTTAAGTTTAACGAGTTTAATTGAGTTTAATGATAAAGTTAACCATTTAAATCAGATATTTATGCATAGTATTCATATGAATGAATCTGATCAAGAAGTTGTTGACTATATCATTCATGCAGGTATTCATGGTAATGGCACTGAACATGACCGTTATTTAACAAAACGCACTTATCAAAAAACAAAACAGAAAAAAGGGCGTATCAGATATCTACTTGGTGAAATATTTCCTAGTAGAGACCGTTTAAAAGAAGGTTATCCATATTTAAAAAAACACTCTTGGTTATTACCTTGGGCTTGGTTTGTCAGAATATTAAAACAGCTCTTTAAACCTAAAAATACGATTAAACGCATCGAATCTGTTTCTAGTGATAAAAACATGGATAAGGTGGAACGTATTTATACGTATTTAGGTTTATAG
- a CDS encoding sugar transferase, with the protein MWNGSFVRFIEYGLDIFVMIFSLFSAIQIHHFFEYGYYFGWDHIIGMYWNIYWPFLLMYVIVTLMMLKIYNATLINNSFKNALANTMLALVFMNVPLVLYNFIRFDNFIFESPWYLLVVVAIEIFLYFIYKFLFYKLLLVKDKQYSLMIGLKEEIDLLASKFLMAKQPNRILKYLLYANTLDDVDESIYELIDEVDSVYISENLNIKVKEKILDYAAYKNYKEVYVIPRKYDILLLDSTYEAIDDTVILHNRNMHLSIEMRFVKRTIDLIVSTIGLLVAAPFMILVALIVKLQDGGPVFYKQERFKRNNQPFYILKFRSMTHKQTKEQEQTLATRNDSRITPFGKFIRATRLDELPQLINVFVGDMSLVGPRPYMKSVVDEATEANPDFIYRSNVKPGITGLSHIFGRYDTTPEERLRWDLLYVRKCSLWMDIKIIFYTILIIFNKDAGLGRAKELTFEELLSEKGKKLERKNNCQYEVFEVLEK; encoded by the coding sequence ATGTGGAACGGGTCATTCGTTAGGTTTATTGAGTATGGCCTGGATATTTTCGTCATGATATTTAGTTTGTTCTCAGCAATTCAAATCCACCACTTTTTTGAGTATGGATATTACTTTGGTTGGGATCATATTATAGGAATGTATTGGAACATTTATTGGCCATTCTTACTCATGTATGTCATTGTTACATTAATGATGTTAAAGATCTATAATGCAACACTGATCAATAATTCATTTAAGAATGCACTTGCAAATACAATGCTTGCACTTGTATTTATGAATGTACCACTTGTACTTTATAACTTTATTCGATTTGATAACTTTATATTTGAATCACCTTGGTATTTACTTGTAGTTGTTGCAATAGAGATTTTCTTATACTTTATATATAAGTTCTTATTCTATAAACTCTTACTTGTAAAAGACAAACAATATTCTTTAATGATTGGTCTTAAAGAAGAGATTGATTTATTAGCATCTAAATTCTTAATGGCTAAACAACCGAATCGTATTCTTAAATATTTGCTTTATGCAAATACATTGGACGATGTTGATGAATCAATATATGAACTCATAGATGAAGTTGATTCAGTATATATTTCTGAAAATTTAAATATCAAAGTTAAAGAAAAAATCTTGGATTATGCAGCATATAAAAACTATAAAGAAGTTTACGTTATCCCAAGAAAATACGACATTTTATTACTTGATTCTACATATGAAGCAATTGATGATACGGTCATTCTGCATAATCGAAATATGCATTTATCGATTGAAATGCGTTTTGTTAAAAGAACAATTGATTTAATTGTTTCAACCATTGGTTTATTGGTTGCAGCACCATTTATGATATTGGTCGCATTAATTGTAAAACTACAAGATGGTGGTCCTGTATTTTACAAACAAGAACGTTTTAAACGTAACAATCAACCGTTTTATATTTTAAAATTTAGATCGATGACACATAAACAAACCAAGGAACAAGAACAAACACTCGCAACTAGAAACGACTCCCGCATTACACCTTTTGGTAAGTTTATTCGAGCAACAAGATTAGATGAATTACCACAGTTAATTAATGTCTTTGTAGGGGATATGAGTCTTGTAGGACCTCGTCCTTATATGAAGAGTGTTGTTGATGAGGCAACAGAAGCAAATCCTGATTTCATTTATAGAAGTAATGTTAAACCGGGTATCACAGGTCTATCACATATCTTTGGTCGATATGATACAACACCTGAAGAACGTCTACGTTGGGATTTACTTTATGTTCGTAAATGTAGTTTATGGATGGATATTAAAATCATATTCTATACAATTTTAATTATCTTTAATAAAGATGCAGGGCTTGGCCGTGCAAAAGAATTAACTTTTGAAGAACTTCTTTCAGAAAAAGGCAAAAAGTTAGAAAGAAAAAACAATTGTCAATATGAGGTTTTCGAAGTTTTAGAAAAATAA
- the glmS gene encoding glutamine--fructose-6-phosphate transaminase (isomerizing) yields MCGIVGYIGRSNAREIIVTGLERLEYRGYDSAGLTVFNDKKNTFDIFKDIGRVSILKETTKQVLSRVGIGHTRWATHGKVTALNAHPHTSSSGRFIIVHNGVIENFQQLKDQYLKLASFKSDTDTEVVAHLIEGFASYMTVENAILTTLKLLHGSYALLIVDQQDPDTIYAAKNKPPLLVGVSEDGVTITSDVLALAGVSKNYHVMEDKTFVVAKKDEVKLYNYDHEALELNWQKVNVDVTQTEKGNFDHFMLKEINEQPGVIRRIISEYFTGYKSNIDSRLLKTIKESERIYILAAGTSMHAGLIGKYFFEKLAGKPVEVHIASEFAYHMPLLVSKPFFILISQSGETADLRACLLKLKQFKYQTLTVTNVITSTLAREADFKLEIFAGPEIAVASTKAYIAQMAVLALIAYELSAKLFDIKMELAKVAQAIENFLFDPTPIKALVEKVFIKEHAFYIGRGMDYALALEGALKLKEISYIHTEGFAAGELKHGTIALIEEGTPVVAIISEEEMNMNTRSNLHEVKSRGAVSIIITMDSLKQKGDDIILDDVYPILAPLLMIVPTQMIAYFAALDRGYDIDKPRNLAKSVTVE; encoded by the coding sequence ATGTGTGGAATAGTGGGTTATATTGGACGTTCAAACGCAAGAGAAATCATTGTAACAGGTCTTGAAAGACTTGAGTATCGTGGTTATGACTCTGCTGGTTTAACGGTCTTTAATGATAAAAAAAATACGTTCGATATTTTTAAAGATATCGGACGTGTTTCTATTTTGAAGGAAACAACAAAACAAGTTTTATCTAGAGTTGGAATTGGCCATACAAGATGGGCAACTCATGGTAAAGTTACTGCACTGAATGCACATCCACATACATCAAGTAGTGGTCGTTTTATTATTGTTCATAATGGTGTCATTGAAAACTTCCAACAATTAAAAGATCAATATTTGAAACTTGCAAGTTTTAAGAGTGACACTGATACTGAAGTTGTTGCACATTTAATTGAAGGATTTGCATCCTATATGACAGTAGAAAATGCAATTCTAACGACATTAAAATTATTACATGGTTCGTATGCACTTTTAATTGTTGACCAACAAGATCCAGATACAATTTATGCTGCTAAAAATAAACCACCACTTTTGGTCGGTGTATCAGAAGATGGCGTAACAATCACATCGGATGTCTTAGCACTTGCAGGTGTTTCAAAGAATTATCATGTGATGGAAGATAAAACTTTTGTAGTAGCAAAGAAAGATGAAGTCAAACTCTATAATTATGACCATGAAGCACTTGAACTGAATTGGCAAAAGGTTAATGTTGATGTGACACAAACAGAAAAAGGCAACTTTGATCATTTTATGTTAAAAGAAATCAATGAACAACCAGGTGTCATTAGAAGAATTATCTCAGAATACTTTACAGGTTATAAATCTAATATTGATTCTAGATTGTTAAAGACAATCAAAGAATCTGAAAGAATTTATATACTTGCAGCAGGTACATCGATGCATGCTGGATTAATTGGTAAATATTTCTTTGAGAAATTAGCAGGTAAACCAGTTGAGGTACATATTGCAAGTGAGTTCGCATATCATATGCCATTATTAGTATCTAAACCATTTTTTATTCTGATTTCTCAAAGTGGTGAGACAGCTGATTTAAGAGCATGTCTTTTAAAACTAAAACAATTCAAATATCAAACTTTAACTGTAACAAATGTCATTACATCAACTCTTGCAAGAGAAGCAGATTTCAAATTGGAAATCTTTGCAGGACCAGAAATTGCAGTTGCATCAACAAAAGCATATATTGCACAAATGGCAGTTTTAGCACTTATTGCATACGAACTATCTGCAAAGTTGTTTGATATCAAAATGGAACTTGCTAAGGTTGCACAAGCAATAGAAAATTTCTTATTCGATCCAACGCCAATTAAAGCATTAGTTGAAAAAGTATTTATTAAAGAACATGCATTTTATATTGGTAGAGGTATGGATTATGCCCTAGCACTTGAAGGTGCATTAAAGCTGAAAGAGATCTCTTATATTCATACAGAAGGATTTGCAGCAGGTGAACTTAAACATGGTACGATTGCACTGATTGAAGAAGGTACTCCTGTAGTTGCAATTATTTCTGAAGAAGAAATGAATATGAACACACGATCTAACCTTCATGAAGTTAAATCTCGTGGTGCAGTTTCGATTATTATTACAATGGACTCACTCAAACAAAAAGGTGATGACATCATATTGGATGACGTATATCCAATACTTGCACCACTTTTGATGATTGTACCAACTCAAATGATTGCATACTTTGCAGCACTTGATCGTGGATACGACATTGATAAACCTAGAAACTTAGCTAAAAGTGTTACCGTGGAATAA
- a CDS encoding aldose epimerase family protein, whose amino-acid sequence MYKLNIYQLETEKMKVELTDLGASMVQIYLKKDGKLVPVMSRPRTDDDFLINTSYGRTIGRTAGFLPNTEETRKYVKFEGDSIKHGGPKGILFQIFETNKISDTKLEFTYKSLDLINDYYGNMDIKVTYEIVNGATLKVTHEASTDKETLCNLTVHPYFNLSGEKTIENHKLYIHSTKTAIRADGSNVFNKIIDVKGTFKDFTTPRNIVVDDQNHLDDIYYSESENVDLLHLSANDITLKVRSNYETMVVFTQNAPSKTNLSVADKGAKFSSVAIECQKSQKGLPVLKPGEPYNFYTDYIFEF is encoded by the coding sequence ATGTATAAATTAAATATCTATCAATTAGAAACTGAAAAAATGAAGGTTGAACTCACTGATTTAGGTGCATCCATGGTTCAAATCTATTTAAAAAAAGATGGTAAGTTAGTACCAGTTATGTCAAGACCAAGAACAGATGATGATTTCTTGATTAATACCTCTTATGGTAGAACGATTGGACGTACAGCTGGATTCTTACCAAATACTGAAGAAACTAGAAAATACGTTAAGTTTGAAGGAGATTCCATCAAACATGGCGGACCTAAAGGTATTTTATTCCAAATATTTGAAACCAACAAAATAAGTGATACTAAATTAGAATTCACGTATAAATCTTTAGACCTTATAAATGATTACTACGGCAATATGGATATTAAAGTCACATATGAGATTGTGAATGGTGCCACTTTAAAAGTTACTCATGAAGCATCAACAGATAAAGAGACCTTATGTAACTTAACTGTTCATCCATACTTTAATTTAAGTGGAGAAAAAACAATAGAAAATCATAAACTCTATATACATTCAACAAAAACTGCGATTCGTGCAGATGGTTCAAATGTATTCAATAAAATCATTGATGTAAAAGGTACATTCAAAGATTTTACAACACCAAGAAATATTGTTGTTGATGATCAAAATCATTTAGATGATATTTATTATAGTGAAAGTGAAAATGTTGATTTACTTCACCTTTCTGCAAATGATATCACTTTAAAGGTGAGATCTAATTATGAAACAATGGTTGTTTTTACTCAGAATGCACCAAGTAAAACAAACCTTTCAGTTGCTGATAAAGGTGCTAAATTTAGCAGTGTTGCGATTGAATGTCAAAAGAGTCAAAAAGGATTGCCTGTTTTAAAACCAGGAGAACCTTATAATTTTTACACAGATTATATCTTTGAATTTTAA